From a region of the Hippopotamus amphibius kiboko isolate mHipAmp2 chromosome 3, mHipAmp2.hap2, whole genome shotgun sequence genome:
- the MS4A8 gene encoding membrane-spanning 4-domains subfamily A member 8 yields the protein MNPMTSAGPIANSAFVVTPQNAYTVFPGGMSHPNYQPQVQVIYGNPPGSGPSMSQQPAEKALKEGKVLGAIQILIGVIHFGLGSIMGTVLWRYTAVSLYGGFPFWGGMWFIISGSLSVSAEKNPRSSCLLNGSVALNIISAICSVVGILLFIVDLSINNPYSYISYHPDNFYWVMIPGMAVSGVLLIFCLLEFCIASAAAHFGCQLVCYQPSNVGMVYPNIYVTNPVVPPEPANSPPNFSEVQDTK from the exons ATGAATCCAATGACTTCAGCAGGCCCCATCGCCAACTCTGCATTTGTGGTGACACCCCAAAATGCATATACTGTGTTCCCGGGGGGCATGTCTCATCCAAACTACCAGCCCCAAGTCCAGGTAATTTATGGGAACCCACCTGGTTCGGGACCATCTATGAGTCAGCAACCTGCCGAGAAAGCCCTGAAAGAAGGCAAAGTCTTAGGG GCCATCCAGATCCTGATCGGCGTGATTCACTTTGGCCTTGGCTCCATCATGGGGACCGTCTTGTGGAGGTATACCGCTGTCTCACTCTACGGAGGCTTTCCCTTCTGGGGAGGCATGTGG TTCATCATTTCAGGATCCCTCTCAGTGTCAGCAGAAAAGAATCCAAGATCTTCTTGCCTG CTGAATGGCAGCGTGGCCTTGAACATCATCAGTGCAATCTGCTCTGTGGTTGGAATCTTACTGTTTATCGTTGATTTAAGTATCAACAACCCCTACAGCTACATCAGCTATCATCCTGACAACTTCTACTGGGTCATG ATTCCCGGAATGGCAGTTTCTGGTGTGCTGCTCATCTTCTGCCTCCTGGAGTTCTGCATTGCAAGTGCCGCTGCACACTTTGGCTGCCAGCTGGTCTGCTACCAACCCAGCAAC gtgggCATGGTCTACCCAAATATCTATGTGACAAACCCAGTGGTCCCCCCAGAACCAGCAAACTCTCCACCGAATTTTTCCGAGGTCCAGGACACCAAATAA
- the LOC130850360 gene encoding membrane-spanning 4-domains subfamily A member 8-like, translated as MNPMTSSGPVANSAFMVTPQNAYIVLPGDTSQVPLHPNYQPQVQVIHGNTPGLGPSMSQQPAEKALKEGKVLGAIQILIGVIHFGLGLVMVSFLSVTTVSLYTGFPLWGGIWFIISGSLSVSAEKNPRSSCLLNSSLGLNIISAICSVVGIIVFIIDLSIATPYSYPGRYPDTPSWVVIPGMAVSGVLLIFCLLEFCIASAAAHFGCQLVCYQPNNVGMVHPNVYVTNPVVIPEPVNSPPNYSKVQDTK; from the exons ATGAATCCAATGACTTCATCAGGCCCCGTGGCCAACTCTGCGTTTATGGTGACACCCCAAAATGCATATATTGTGCTCCCAGGGGACACATCTCAGGTGCCCCTACATCCAAACTACCAGCCCCAAGTCCAGGTAATTCATGGGAACACACCTGGTTTGGGACCATCTATGAGTCAGCAACCTGCCGAGAAAGCCCTGAAAGAAGGCAAAGTCTTAGGG GCCATCCAGATCCTGATTGGCGTGATTCACTTCGGCCTTGGCCTTGTCATGGTGTCCTTCTTGAGTGTTACCACTGTCTCATTGTACACAGGCTTTCCCTTGTGGGGAGGCATCTGG TTCATCATTTCAGGATCCCTCTCAGTGTCAGCAGAAAAGAATCCAAGATCTTCTTGCCTG CTGAACAGCAGCTTGGGCTTGAACATCATCAGTGCAATCTGCTCTGTGGTTGGAATCATAGTGTTCATCATTGATTTAAGTATCGCCACCCCCTACAGCTACCCCGGCAGGTATCCTGACACTCCCAGCTGGGTGGTG ATTCCCGGAATGGCAGTTTCTGGTGTGCTGCTCATCTTCTGCCTCCTGGAGTTCTGCATTGCAAGTGCCGCTGCACACTTTGGCTGCCAGCTGGTCTGCTACCAGCCCAACAAT GTGGGCATGGTCCACCCAAATGTCTATGTGACAAACCCAGTGGTCATCCCAGAACCAGTGAACTCACCACCGAATTATTCCAAGGTCCAGGACACCAAATAA